The following coding sequences lie in one Microvirga sp. 17 mud 1-3 genomic window:
- the proV gene encoding glycine betaine/L-proline ABC transporter ATP-binding protein ProV, giving the protein MIQNGDNVCSGKAANQPADKIVLRNVFKVFGSDASRAIKMIQAGQSKDAVQTETRCTIGVNNASFSVQEGEIFVVMGLSGSGKSTLLRLLNRLIEPTLGSILVDGQTVTSMSKPDLIELRRRDMSMVFQNFALLPNRTVLTNAAFGLEIAGVHETERNRKALHALETVGLARYAASYPDELSGGMKQRVGLARALANEPTILLMDEAFSALDPLIRAEMQDELLRLQAENSRTIIFVSHDLDEAMRIGDRIAIMQDGVVVQVGTPEEIVISPANDYVRSFFRNVDVAQVFRAGDIARHSQITLIDRAGLSVNAALERMRAHDRDVAIVVARDKRYQGMVSAESLNDAVRAGGQDPYRQAFLPDIVPIEASASVAQVMGCVAGSRWPVPVVDPDGRYVGTISKSSLLMTLDRAA; this is encoded by the coding sequence ATGATTCAAAACGGCGACAATGTATGCAGTGGCAAAGCTGCTAACCAGCCGGCTGATAAAATCGTCCTTCGTAACGTGTTCAAGGTCTTTGGCTCGGATGCTTCGCGAGCCATCAAGATGATCCAGGCCGGACAGAGCAAAGACGCCGTCCAGACGGAAACTCGCTGCACCATTGGTGTCAACAATGCGAGCTTCAGCGTCCAGGAAGGTGAGATTTTTGTAGTTATGGGGCTCTCAGGCTCCGGCAAATCCACACTGCTGCGCCTGCTCAATCGGCTAATTGAGCCGACACTGGGTTCCATTCTGGTGGATGGCCAGACTGTGACAAGCATGTCCAAGCCCGACCTGATCGAGCTGCGACGCCGCGACATGAGCATGGTGTTCCAGAATTTTGCACTTTTGCCCAATCGCACAGTTCTCACCAATGCTGCATTCGGATTGGAGATTGCGGGAGTTCATGAAACGGAGCGCAATCGAAAGGCACTCCATGCACTTGAAACCGTTGGGCTTGCACGCTACGCGGCTAGTTATCCAGATGAGCTCTCCGGTGGCATGAAACAACGGGTTGGCCTTGCCCGTGCGCTGGCCAACGAGCCGACAATTCTTCTGATGGACGAGGCGTTCTCGGCTCTTGATCCTTTGATCCGAGCCGAAATGCAGGACGAACTTCTCCGCCTTCAGGCAGAGAACAGTCGCACGATCATTTTCGTCAGCCACGATCTCGACGAGGCCATGCGGATCGGCGATCGGATCGCTATCATGCAAGATGGTGTTGTCGTGCAGGTGGGAACCCCTGAGGAGATCGTTATAAGTCCAGCGAATGACTATGTCCGCTCCTTCTTTCGTAATGTGGATGTGGCTCAAGTCTTCCGTGCTGGTGACATCGCGCGCCACAGCCAGATCACCCTAATTGATCGCGCAGGGCTTAGCGTCAATGCTGCCCTCGAACGCATGCGGGCACATGATCGGGACGTGGCCATCGTCGTCGCTCGGGACAAGCGATACCAAGGTATGGTGAGTGCGGAATCTCTCAATGATGCGGTTCGCGCTGGCGGGCAAGACCCGTACCGACAGGCCTTCTTGCCTGACATAGTACCAATTGAGGCTAGTGCGTCGGTAGCACAAGTCATGGGATGCGTCGCCGGAAGCCGGTGGCCCGTGCCGGTGGTGGATCCGGACGGCCGCTATGTCGGCACTATCTCCAAGTCGTCCCTCCTTATGACGCTCGATCGTGCCGCCTGA